The genomic region TATCTGCCATCTCCCAACTGACCCGGCGGTGCCCCTGAGGATCGGCCACGAGTCCAGCCACCTCTTCGGGGTGCTTCCATTGGAAGAGTTCCAGGAGTTCGGCCGCTTCGAGACTGATGGAAATGGACAAATCCTTCGGGTTATGAAA from Candidatus Methylomirabilota bacterium harbors:
- a CDS encoding nucleotide pyrophosphohydrolase, which produces FHNPKDLSISISLEAAELLELFQWKHPEEVAGLVADPQGHRRVSWEMADILILLISLADILGVDLIKAAREKLEENDRKYPVARARGSARKYRDL